Within the Mycteria americana isolate JAX WOST 10 ecotype Jacksonville Zoo and Gardens chromosome 23, USCA_MyAme_1.0, whole genome shotgun sequence genome, the region AAACGTGACCATCTGTAGGGAACTTCTCTGCCACCAGTCAAAATGGTTACTGCCAGAGACTTTTGGATGCACTGAAATTAAGGGTTCAGTGCACTAAAAGATTCTGTTGTCACATCTGTCTTTTGTTAGATTTAATCTCTCAAATGAAAGGAACTCGTATTGTAAAAGCTTGGTGGACACAAGTTTAAGCTCCACAGTAAGACAGACTTGGGATAATTCATGAACAAAAGAGGAGTCACTATACAAAGTACATACCTTAGTGGAATAAACAAACTGATCGATGAGTTTTCCATCCCCAGCAGCATTCTGAAGGGCAAAAACCTGTTCAATTTTAACAACTGGAGACATGTTACATTTTTGAAGATCCAAGTTGTGCATGGTTATTGAAGCTGGTAAGGATTTTCTAGCTGCAGCTGTTTTCCATGCGATTTTCACAGGAGGTGACTCCTCTTCTTCCACACTTGACTGCCTCCGTTGGCTTTGTCTTCGCACCTCAGCATTTGAAGGCGATGCTGCTACCACGTTGGCATGTTCTGGCTGGGTATTCAACGCTGGCTTCGGTCGTCGGTTCTTCTTGGACTCCGATTTAGAAGCAGCAGTCTTTTTGGCTTTTGACAAAACCTCCTCTGGCTCTTTGTCTATGTAAATGAAGGTGTACTGTTCTATCCTTTCTTCCCGAGTCATTTTCAATGCTTTCTCAGCATGGGCAATACCAATATCCCACTGAGCACGCTCTCTCTGTGGCCTTGGTTTGCGAATCTTAAGGAACAAAGACAAGCAGCTAATTACACTGAAGATTTTGCCATGTATAGCACTTAAAATGCAATCCTGAGGCTCTTTAAATCTCTCAGGCAGCAGATTTAAGTTTGCTCTCCATTTACAGGGTATTTTTGAAAGGTGGACAGTGAATCCCCTGCTCAGAGTACAAGCAGGCACTCGAGCTGGATCATATAACCATCACAATTAAAAGCGTCTACCCCGAGTTACAACTTCACTAAAGACAAGAACAGGCAGCATTCAAGCCTGTAATTCTGTTATGAGACACAGAATTAATCCTAATTTATCTACTTTAAAAATCCTCCTTATTTTTCTATAAACACTCTTTTCCTTCCACATCAATATTTTGATCAGCATAAATATGGACTGAAGTAGTCCATCTACACAGTAAGTAATTCTGGTAGCTAACACTTCCTTTCcagtaaaataatggaaaagaacatATCCTCTAGTATCAGGGGCTGGAAGAGCGtcctttaaaaactgtattttccaaagaACAGGTTAATAGTGAACACACAggcactgtttttatttaatattctaaCACAGATGTAAAATTATCTCCAATGCCCAGGATGACTACCATCATGAGGAACCAACAGAGCAGGTTCAGCTCTCAGCCTCTTCACACGAAAGTCATGAGTATGGAaacatttttgctatttttgcgAAAAACACTCTGCCAGTGAAATGCAGACAACCCTTTACAGGGTAAAGTACTACAGTGTCTCAGAACTGCCCCACGAGAGTTTCACTTACACAGGCACTGCAGATAACCCTCTACGCAATCAGTGTTCATCataccttctgtttttcagagtgGTTGCTGGCTTGCTTAGCAGCCTCAGCCAATAATTGCTCATACTGTTTGTGTCCTTTGTACTCTCGAACCCGCTTCTCGTGCACCCACGCCCTCTCTGGCTGGTTGCTAAAAAACTGAACATGGTATTCACGGGcacctgaaaatgaaacattccAGTCAGCAGTTTTATCAACAtcactgtgctggtttcactTACGCTTTCCTCCTCCGCATCACTCAGTTCCTGCAGGTGGAAGTACCTAGCTAAAGTTTAGAAATAAGACGGGCCTAGATTTAGAACAGTTTAAGATGGGAAAATAAGTGTACCTTGCCCACACTGAACACACTTATCAGTGTCTTCTCATAAATACATTGACTTGAGAGAAGCGGGAGCATCTGTGCACAAGCCTAGTTGGCACAGGCTCATCTGTAGAGGTAATTTAATAAGTACTAGTTTTATACATTTCAGGAATAGTCCTGTTTAGCATACAGACAAGCAGAATTCATCCTGCGAAGGCAGTTCAAAGATAAGATATTTTTCATAAAGGAACAACTACAGACACTTGATACATTCTGGCAAAGATCTTCCTCCCTTACCTCTTGTATTAATTTTGGTATGAACATCAAGCTGTGGATCACATGAAACCATGCAAGGCCACCACGGGTATGTTCCCACCTTGGACCAAACCAGATCGCCAACCTGAAACTTGATGTCATGGGTGACTTGTGTTGGAAGAGAAGGCAAGAACTGCTGGACctacaaagaaaatgcaagcttAAAGCTACAGAAGACAATTTAGCATGCTTAGAGATGCACACGCTATCCACAGGGACTTGCTATTTTTCTCTCAGGTATCCCTGACGTTTGATAATCTAACATGAGATCAGCATTTCttagaaacacaacagaaaggaGTTACGTACAGCTAGGATTTACACAAGATAGTCACTGACAAACCAAGACACAAACCAGCaacctccaccaccaccccaaaaaagtTTCTGCCTCATAAGCTGATTAAGAATGTTGCTTTTGGGATAAAATAGAGCAATAAATACAGTACAACGAGAGATATTTTGACGCAGTAATGATTAATAAAAGTTTCAAAGAAACGGCAACTGATTTATCTGACAAATTAAAGGATCCACGTAATGATTAGTCCAAAAATAGTAACACACTATAAGTTCAAAAAGTGTTAATTAGTATATTTACTAACCGGGGTTTCTTCCAACACTGTATCTTCTCTTGGTCTTTCTGACAGCATGCTAAGCCTCTCATTTGGTCTCTAGGAAATGGGTaacaatgacaagaaaaaaggaaaacaaacacaaacaaggtaaggggacagtgaaaaaaaaaaaaaggcataataatgaaaccaggcagaaaaaataattcagagagaAAGGCAACCATGAATCCAGAAAATATGACTATGATGACGCCTTATGCCCAATTCAAAACATGGTAGCATCACaatcaaaaaatactttttttccctacactGTTTACATTACCATCACACCTACATACAACAATGTTCTCCTGTAACAGGTGATAGAAGAACATACACTTGGGGACAGAAAACCCAAATAACTTTCCACTAAATTAATACACAACTTCGAAGAACCAGAGAAGAACATATGAAGAATATCCATAGTAACGTGATGAGTCTCACTGTATACCAGTTATTTGCAAAAACTACATtacaaaaatcacattaaataTACAATATGGGAATTGTAAAATCAATGTTAAATTGCATATAGTTGACAAATATATTTGGAGGATCAAAAGTCAACAACATAAAGCCTATGGTGCATTTACAAGCCAGGCTGAGGCACACACGCAGTCTGTTCTGGCAGAGTAGGACAGGGAAAGGTTTTGACAGAAGAGGTATCATCACTGAACAGAAGCTAACATCGTCGGTGGAGTGGCCATGATAGGGATGTGCTGACACAGCAGGTGAGAAGATAAGAGGCGGGCTGCGAGCTATCTAATGAGACAGAGACCAGACATGTGCTTTTGCTATAGGAGAGGAGAAGTCATTAGTCAAAGGACTCTAAGAGCAGCAAAAAGAGGAGTCAGACACATGCAGTGAGAAACTAATAATGCTGTTAATCCAAATTACACCTAGTCCATTTAAAATGAAGACCCCATGTTAGCTAATACTGCATGCTTCAGCTCAGAGAAACTAGGACACACACATGTAAACATCATCTAGAACAATTACGGTCAGTTCTGGCATAGGTCAGTATCTCATTTAGGGCTGCCTGTAGAAAACAATCATTTAAGACCAACCATATTAATATTTGCTGGGCAGAAATCATTCCTCCCTGGTCCAGCAGAAAGCACGGCACTGActcctgcctttcttttgctACAGTGAGTTAGTGGAAACTTCACGTCTGCCAGAAAAGCCAAGCTGATTACACACATTGCAAACTTCTTGCTCCTTGCAGAACAGAACTAATGAGCAGAGTAACTTAGTCTTAAAACAAGTGTTCAGAGCTTAAAGTTCAACAAtgttttcataacattttaatttcaaatcagCCTTTCAAGTACGAACATCCTCCCACAGCCAGTGGGCTTCCACAGAGATTACAGTGTCAGAATGAGGAAACAACTGCAGATCACCCTACTTTCAAGCAGCCGTGCTGAGTATAAAAGTGTCAAACACTTGTTGTACCAGAAGTTTTGTTTGTTCCTATTCAGATGATCCTAAGTTACAAGTCTCATACCATTAATACTAAAGATGACAAAAGCGTATATGATGAACGTACATGAAGAAAGATGAAATCGTGTAGCTGAAAGCCAAATGGTGGGAGCATGGAACTGAGACTGCACTGGATAATTCGTAACGGAAACCACTAGCACAAAATCCTGTTCATGTCAGAGTGATCTGCTGTCTGAAACAAGGGTGAACAACACGAAAGATTTTATTGCGACAACACCTTTTGAAAGGGAAACGGAAGCTACAAGCAGGACAAAAGCAAGACCAAGATTTCTGGTGAATTCTGGATGATACATATGACTCAGAACTTGGAATTTGAGAGGCAAGGTTTTAGTTCAGTCTGGGAAAGACAGAAGATTATGTTCTCGTGACAACCAAGTAACGCCAGTCAAACAGGGACAGGCACAGCTGAAGCTTCAAGAGGAGGATCCCTGGTAAGAGGGAGGACAAAATGGTAAGGCAAAAGTGACAGCCTGATGTAGAGGTGACAGAAGTCTGGAGAAGAGGCCAGAAAGCCTGGATAAAAGACCGTGTCTTTAGCTGAACTCTGAAAGAACCAAACTCACCGAGATTTAAGCGAAACTTGGGGGATAAATGTATGATTACAGCAGCAAGCAAAGGACAGGCGGATGAATGACATAGGAGCAGCAGAGGCATTCAGCAGGGAGCTGACCGTGAGAACAGACCCCTCTTCCCACCCCTATATGCAGGTATAATGCAGGTATAATGCAGGCACGAGAGAGATGCCACTCAGGGCACTGCCTTCCCATAATAACTGCCTCCTGGTAGCAGGTTGCCAGCTGGACACATCGGTTGCTCCGGCCACTTGGAAGTGgctggaaacagcatttctgagatCAAGAAAATTACATACAAATGCAGTCAACGGACGGCTCGGATTTTAACTGGGTAGCCCATTTCAAGTTTGGATTACAATGTTTATTAAGATCTTACTGAGCTTCATTAGAGTCAGCTATGGTAACCAAATATAGTAGAAGCTCAAAATCTTGATACTTCACCAACCTGACCTCTGGAAGAGGTCCACGTACCAGAAGGGAGATGTAACAGTCATAAAACTTGTAAATATTCATGgtaaggggtgtgtgtgtgtgtgtgcgtgtgtgtgtgtgaaatcagTGTGCCTTCCATTAaaaataacaccaccaccacatcaAGCATATGAACCTGCTATACTAGATCAGAGTCCTGACCCCTACAGGACAGGATCTTCTCCCAAACCTACCACAAGCGGCAAGTATCAAGGAGTTTCACAGGAACTCACAAGAAACTCAGCTATATACTGTAactgcccagcccagcctgagCCAGGCAACTTCTGTCCTGGCCTCACACGGCAACTTCCCCATTCCTGACACTCACCACCCCTCTCTGCTACGCACTCCCTCAAACTGGGAATATACAGAAACCAGTATCACAGAGTTGGCAGGAataagcaagagaaaaggaaacagaagtaatGAAGTGGcttataaaactgaagaaaaaagaatggctGAGAGTACCGAAGGCCAATAATTTGTGTCTCTGCTTCCTGGAATCTAAGTTAAAAcaccacatatatacacacacgctgTATACGTACAACCATGTTACAAAACTTGACAGAAACAGTAATAGACATCAATACTGAATTTTCCCAAAGTTTGCTGAGTCAACTGGTACATCTAATTTGCCTGCTGTTTTAGAATACTAATTTCTACTGGCTTCCACATATGCTACATAGCTCTTGGGTTTTGTACATCATCACGATATTTAGaatatctttcaaaaattaattaaaagctgcAGTGCTGAATACTCCAAGTAACCCGACTTTCCACTGAATAACCAGCATTATTTTGAGAGACAACTTTAGAAATGTGTATGCTTGTATGCTTTTGGCCAAAAGCTCCATCTTCAACACTGTCCAAAGCGTAGCAAACTCTGAACGTgctaaaacactaaaaaatattttaaaatattatataaccttttctaacatttattttttatatgcagTCTTTTCACCAAAACTGCCTTGTCCTAGAAATACAGTTCCTAGCAACTTAATATAGGGTACCCGACCAGTAAATAAAGCCTCATGACTTTAAGTATGAATACAACtaaaagtaaggaaaaatacTGCCGAAGACGCATACTCCATCAACAACATCAGGTATACAGATGGCTAAAACTATTATTCCACTTACATTTTGCTCCTCTGGTTCTAATTTTGGAATTTTGTGCGACTTGCGCTCTTCCGATCGGGAAGAGTCATGcttgctactttttttccttttctcttttctcccttcatgTTTCGCCTTAGCATACTCACTCGCTTGTACTTCATTTAAAAGGTCCCCACACAGAGAGGACTCAAACAATTCCCTGCCGTTCTGGAtagttttggttatttttaatttgatctcTGGTGAGCCAGTCTTCTTTGGAATCACCGTTTGTGAAACtgaaggtggtggtggaggtggcgGCTGTGGAGGGCAAGGTTTTTCCAGAACTTCGTGCGGCCTTGCGTTAGAGTTTTCCATTTGGTAATACTCTGGGGGACTAAAGTTTCTGACTGTACCAAAACCATTGGCCGAACCATTGGGATATTGACTGTACGTCTGGTATTTGGCTTGAGGTTCGTACATGTTGATTGTTGGTGGGTAGCCATTAGTGATGGGCGGAAGGTCCTCCGTCGTGGGCGTGGGGTACTGAAAGCCTTGCTGCAGGGCAGTTTCGTATGGCGTCTGTCCACCATCTTCAGCAATGTCACTGCTGGCATCAAAGGCATCCTCTTGG harbors:
- the NSD3 gene encoding histone-lysine N-methyltransferase NSD3 isoform X3; this translates as MDFSFSFMQGIMGNTIQQPPQLIDSANIRQEDAFDASSDIAEDGGQTPYETALQQGFQYPTPTTEDLPPITNGYPPTINMYEPQAKYQTYSQYPNGSANGFGTVRNFSPPEYYQMENSNARPHEVLEKPCPPQPPPPPPPSVSQTVIPKKTGSPEIKLKITKTIQNGRELFESSLCGDLLNEVQASEYAKAKHEGRKEKRKKSSKHDSSRSEERKSHKIPKLEPEEQNRPNERLSMLSERPREDTVLEETPVQQFLPSLPTQVTHDIKFQVGDLVWSKVGTYPWWPCMVSCDPQLDVHTKINTRGAREYHVQFFSNQPERAWVHEKRVREYKGHKQYEQLLAEAAKQASNHSEKQKIRKPRPQRERAQWDIGIAHAEKALKMTREERIEQYTFIYIDKEPEEVLSKAKKTAASKSESKKNRRPKPALNTQPEHANVVAASPSNAEVRRQSQRRQSSVEEEESPPVKIAWKTAAARKSLPASITMHNLDLQKCNMSPVVKIEQVFALQNAAGDGKLIDQFVYSTKGVGNKTEISVKGQEKLNSSSNQRNEKAAVQNVSSPETTSGSTGSIEKKQQRRSIRTRSESEKSTEVVPKKKIKKEQVEMVPLTAVKTGLQKGASEISDSCKPLKKRSRASTDVELTSSAYRDTSDSDSRGLNDLQGSFGKRSDSPSATADADASDVQSVDSSLSRRGTGTNKKDTVCQICESSGESLVSCEGECCSVFHMECLGLKSMPEEKFICTECKNGEHTCFSCKLPGKDVKRCSVNTCGKFYHEACVRKFATALFESRGFRCPQHCCTACSMDKDIHKASKGRMVRCFRCPIAYHSGDGCIAAGSLFVSSHILICSNHSKRNHSSSAVNVGFCFVCARGLVVQDHSDPLFSSYAYKSHYLLNESNRAELMKLPMIPPPSSASKKKCEKGGKLLCCESCPASFHPECLNIEMPEGCWNCNDCKAGKKLRYKQIVWVKLGNYRWWPAEICNPST
- the NSD3 gene encoding histone-lysine N-methyltransferase NSD3 isoform X4 translates to MDFSFSFMQGIMGNTIQQPPQLIDSANIRQEDAFDASSDIAEDGGQTPYETALQQGFQYPTPTTEDLPPITNGYPPTINMYEPQAKYQTYSQYPNGSANGFGTVRNFSPPEYYQMENSNARPHEVLEKPCPPQPPPPPPPSVSQTVIPKKTGSPEIKLKITKTIQNGRELFESSLCGDLLNEVQASEYAKAKHEGRKEKRKKSSKHDSSRSEERKSHKIPKLEPEEQNRPNERLSMLSERPREDTVLEETPVQQFLPSLPTQVTHDIKFQVGDLVWSKVGTYPWWPCMVSCDPQLDVHTKINTRGAREYHVQFFSNQPERAWVHEKRVREYKGHKQYEQLLAEAAKQASNHSEKQKIRKPRPQRERAQWDIGIAHAEKALKMTREERIEQYTFIYIDKEPEEVLSKAKKTAASKSESKKNRRPKPALNTQPEHANVVAASPSNAEVRRQSQRRQSSVEEEESPPVKIAWKTAAARKSLPASITMHNLDLQKCNMSPVVKIEQVFALQNAAGDGKLIDQFVYSTKGVGNKTEISVKGQEKLNSSSNQRNEKAAVQNVSSPETTSGSTGSIEKKQQRRSIRTRSESEKSTEVVPKKKIKKEQVEMVPLTAVKTGLQKGASEISDSCKPLKKRSRASTDVELTSSAYRDTSDSDSRGLNDLQGSFGKRSDSPSATADADASDVQSVDSSLSRRGTGTNKKDTVCQICESSGESLVSCEGECCSVFHMECLGLKSMPEEKFICTECKNGEHTCFSCKLPGKDVKRCSVNTCGKFYHEACVRKFATALFESRGFRCPQHCCTACSMDKDIHKASKGRMVRCFRCPIAYHSGDGCIAAGSLFVSSHILICSNHSKRNHSSSAVNVGFCFVCARGIAGIRSQCASPKKDCARFTFSKLPRMG